One region of Streptomyces davaonensis JCM 4913 genomic DNA includes:
- a CDS encoding DUF2252 domain-containing protein, whose product MSVPKLSDEQRGEEILAVFDTAFGELLAADPAAFRVKFRKMAASAFAFYRGTACLFYHDLDPEKRGGPFLDERTSRVWIHGDLHAENFGTYMDSTGRLIFNVNDFDEAYVGPFTWDLKRFAASVALIGYAKALSDEQITELVRVYAGAYRERIHALATGAKSDEVPPFTLDTAQGPLLDALRDARALTRFGLLDSMTEIRDFERRFAPGGGSIELDAATRYKVLAAFDGYLETLPESSLTRPDSYRVKDVVGRRGIGIGSAGLPSYNILLEGNSDALENDVVIYIKQAQTPAVSRHITDAAIRDYFQHEGQRTVISQRALQAHADPWLGWTELDGAGQLVAEVSPYAVDLDWGDIDDPEEIAAVVADLGRATATMHAAADDTSGESLVPFSTERAIDAAIAADEDGFAELLVGFAHDYGARARADHQVFVDLFRNGRIPGL is encoded by the coding sequence ATGTCGGTTCCGAAGCTCAGCGACGAGCAGCGCGGCGAGGAGATCCTCGCCGTCTTCGACACCGCGTTCGGCGAGCTCCTGGCCGCCGACCCGGCCGCGTTCCGCGTGAAGTTCCGCAAGATGGCGGCTTCGGCGTTCGCGTTCTACCGCGGTACGGCGTGCCTCTTCTACCACGACCTCGACCCGGAGAAGCGGGGCGGGCCGTTCCTGGACGAGCGCACCTCGCGCGTGTGGATCCACGGCGATCTGCACGCGGAGAACTTCGGCACGTACATGGACTCCACCGGCCGGCTGATCTTCAACGTCAACGACTTCGACGAGGCCTATGTCGGCCCGTTCACCTGGGACCTCAAGCGCTTCGCCGCCTCCGTCGCGCTGATCGGGTACGCGAAGGCGCTCAGCGACGAGCAGATCACCGAGCTGGTGCGGGTGTACGCGGGCGCGTACCGCGAGCGGATCCACGCGCTGGCGACCGGCGCCAAGAGCGACGAGGTGCCGCCGTTCACCCTGGACACCGCCCAGGGGCCGCTGCTGGACGCCCTGCGCGACGCCCGCGCGCTGACCCGGTTCGGGCTGCTGGACTCGATGACCGAGATCCGGGACTTCGAGCGCCGGTTCGCCCCGGGCGGCGGCTCCATCGAGCTGGACGCGGCCACCCGCTACAAGGTGCTGGCCGCCTTCGACGGCTACCTGGAGACGCTGCCGGAGTCCTCCCTGACCCGCCCGGACTCCTACCGCGTGAAGGACGTCGTGGGCCGCCGCGGCATCGGCATCGGGTCGGCCGGTCTGCCGTCGTACAACATCCTGCTGGAGGGCAACAGCGACGCCCTGGAGAACGACGTCGTGATCTACATCAAGCAGGCCCAGACCCCGGCGGTCTCCCGGCACATCACCGACGCGGCGATCCGTGACTACTTCCAGCACGAGGGCCAGCGCACGGTGATCTCGCAGCGCGCTCTCCAGGCGCACGCCGACCCGTGGCTGGGCTGGACGGAGCTGGACGGCGCGGGGCAGCTGGTCGCGGAGGTCTCGCCGTACGCCGTGGACCTCGACTGGGGTGACATCGACGACCCGGAGGAGATCGCGGCGGTGGTCGCTGACCTCGGCCGGGCGACGGCGACGATGCACGCGGCGGCGGACGACACCTCCGGCGAGTCCCTGGTGCCGTTCTCCACCGAGCGGGCCATCGACGCGGCCATCGCGGCCGACGAGGACGGGTTCGCCGAGCTGCTGGTGGGCTTCGCGCACGACTACGGCGCACGCGCGCGTGCCGACCACCAGGTCTTCGTGGACCTGTTCCGCAACGGCCGGATTCCCGGCCTGTGA